A DNA window from Danio aesculapii chromosome 1, fDanAes4.1, whole genome shotgun sequence contains the following coding sequences:
- the rdh8b gene encoding retinol dehydrogenase 8b yields the protein MASAGQKVVLITGCSSGIGLGIAVMLARDKQQRYYVIATMRDLKRQDKLVCAAGDAFGKTLTVLTLDVCSNESVRQCVDSIKDRHIDILINNAGVGLVGPVEGLSLDDMMKVFETNFFGAVRMIKEVMPDMKKRRSGHIIVISSVMGLQGVAFNDVYAASKFAIEGFCESLAVQLLKFNVTMSMIEPGPVHTEFEMKMYDDVSKKEYPNTDPETMHHFRTCYLPTSVNIFQGLGQTPEDIAKVTKKVIESPRPPFRSLTNPLYTPIVALKYADDSGDLSLHTFYHMLYNLGGVMHVSVRIMKVLSFSWMRRRAVSPD from the exons ATGGCGAGCGCGGGGCAGAAAGTGGTGCTGATCACCGGCTGCTCCTCCGGCATCGGGCTCGGGATCGCCGTGATGCTCGCCAGAGACAAGCAGCAGCGCTACTACG tCATTGCTACGATGCGTGACCTGAAGCGTCAGGATAAGCTGGTGTGTGCGGCGGGAGATGCGTTCGGGAAAACACTGACGGTGCTCACACTGGACGTCTGCAGCAATGAGTCCGTCAGACAGTGTGTGGACAGCATCAAAGACCGGCATATAGACATTCTGA tcaatAATGCTGGCGTGGGTCTGGTGGGCCCGGTGGAGGGTCTCAGTCTGGATGATATGATGAAGGTGTTCGAGACGAACTTCTTCGGTGCGGTGCGCATGATTAAAGAGGTGATGCCGGACATGAAGAAGCGGCGCTCAGGACACATCATCGTCATCAGCAGCGTGATGGGCCTGCagg GTGTGGCCTTTAATGACGTTTACGCCGCGTCGAAGTTTGCCATCGAGGGCTTCTGTGAGAGTCTGGCCGTCCAGCTGCTCAAGTTCAACGTCAC tatgtcGATGATCGAGCCTGGGCCCGTTCACACTGAGTTTGAGATGAAGATGTACGATGACGTCTCCAAGAAGGAGTATCCCAACACTGACCCAGAGACGATGCACCACTTCAGGACCTGCTATCTGCCCACCTCAGTCAACATCTTCCAGGGCCTGGGACAAACGCCCGAGGACATCGCCAAG GTCACGAAGAAGGTGATTGAGTCTCCGCGTCCGCCGTTCCGCAGCCTGACCAACCCTCTGTACACACCAATCGTGGCGCTGAAGTACGCAGACGACTCCGGCGACCTGTCCTTACACACCTTCTACCACATGCTGTACAACCTGGGCGGAGTCATGCACGTCAGCGTGAGGATCATGAAGGTGCTGAGCTTCAGCTGGATGAGGAGACGAGCCGTATCacctgactga